Proteins co-encoded in one Opitutus terrae PB90-1 genomic window:
- a CDS encoding carbonic anhydrase yields MKTARVWLGLSLGLLPCTNHWAADHMPHAHAVVSAETALARLKAGNQRYVETTTSEVLLTAARRAEIAQAQHPFAVIIACADSRVSPEIVFSQNLGDLFVIRSAGNLLDEHALGSVEYAVAHLGTKLVVVLGHERCGAVAAAIDSATAPGHIASLVQAIRPAVERCRTAPGPLADAVVAENARSVAARIRAEAVFGEAAGGVKIIHALYDLDTGLIAWPPE; encoded by the coding sequence ATGAAAACCGCCAGAGTCTGGCTCGGCCTGTCGCTGGGCCTGTTGCCGTGCACAAACCACTGGGCCGCCGATCACATGCCGCACGCTCACGCCGTCGTCAGCGCTGAAACGGCGCTCGCGCGCCTCAAGGCGGGAAACCAGCGCTATGTGGAAACGACAACCTCGGAGGTCCTGCTGACGGCGGCGCGGCGCGCCGAAATTGCGCAGGCTCAGCATCCGTTCGCTGTGATCATCGCCTGCGCGGATTCTCGGGTGTCACCGGAAATCGTGTTCAGTCAGAACTTGGGTGATCTCTTTGTGATCCGCTCCGCTGGAAACCTCCTGGACGAGCACGCGCTCGGCAGCGTCGAGTACGCGGTCGCGCATCTCGGCACGAAGCTCGTGGTGGTTCTGGGCCATGAGCGGTGCGGAGCCGTCGCCGCGGCAATCGATTCCGCGACGGCGCCGGGTCACATCGCTTCGCTGGTGCAGGCGATCCGCCCGGCGGTGGAGCGCTGCCGGACGGCGCCCGGACCTCTCGCCGACGCAGTCGTGGCGGAAAACGCCCGCAGCGTGGCGGCACGCATTCGCGCCGAAGCCGTGTTCGGCGAAGCGGCCGGCGGCGTGAAGATCATCCACGCCCTCTACGATCTGGATACCGGCCTCATCGCCTGGCCGCCCGAGTGA
- a CDS encoding sodium ion-translocating decarboxylase subunit beta: protein MHFQDILNIFQGFTSLFQSDLPVLLGRVGLMLLGMLLVYLGKKGVLEPLLMIPMGLGMCAVNAGVLFLDPTTAAAVTEAPVASGVHTTGTLMMAPLVQNTDNLMYILQVDFLQPIYTFAFSNGLIACFVFMGIGVLLDVGFVIARPFLSMFLALCAELGTVATFPIAVAMGLNYGEAASIAMVGGADGPMVLFTSLTLAKDLFVPITVVAYLYLGLCYGGYPYLIRALVPAKLRGLKMPAKAPAKITSDEKLAFAVIGSTVLCLLFPSAAPLFLSLFVGVAVREAGLQYFINFIDGPLLYGSTMFLGLLLGVLCEASTILNPKVLILLVLGILALLLSGIGGLIGGYLAYFFSGRKINPVIGIAGVSCVPSNAKVAQKEVFKARPDSIILPEALGANISGVITTAILTGIYVTLVPLIK, encoded by the coding sequence ATGCATTTTCAAGATATCCTTAACATCTTTCAGGGGTTCACCTCCCTCTTTCAGTCTGATCTGCCCGTGCTGCTGGGCCGCGTCGGGCTGATGCTGCTCGGTATGCTTCTTGTCTATTTGGGCAAGAAAGGCGTGCTCGAGCCGCTGCTCATGATCCCGATGGGACTCGGCATGTGCGCGGTCAACGCCGGGGTGCTCTTCCTCGATCCGACCACGGCTGCGGCCGTGACGGAAGCGCCGGTCGCTTCCGGCGTACACACGACCGGTACGCTGATGATGGCGCCGCTGGTCCAGAACACCGACAACTTGATGTATATCCTGCAGGTGGATTTCCTGCAGCCGATCTACACGTTCGCGTTCAGCAACGGCCTGATCGCGTGCTTCGTCTTCATGGGCATCGGCGTGCTGCTCGACGTCGGCTTCGTGATCGCGCGGCCGTTCCTCAGCATGTTCCTCGCGCTTTGCGCCGAACTCGGCACGGTCGCGACTTTCCCGATCGCCGTGGCGATGGGGTTGAATTACGGCGAGGCCGCGTCGATCGCGATGGTCGGGGGCGCCGACGGTCCGATGGTGCTCTTCACCTCGCTCACGCTGGCGAAAGACCTCTTCGTTCCCATTACGGTAGTCGCCTACTTGTATCTCGGCTTGTGTTACGGCGGCTATCCTTACCTCATCCGCGCGCTCGTTCCCGCAAAGCTCCGCGGCCTCAAGATGCCGGCCAAAGCGCCCGCGAAGATCACCTCGGATGAGAAACTCGCGTTCGCGGTCATCGGCAGCACGGTGCTCTGCCTGCTGTTCCCTTCCGCCGCGCCGCTGTTCCTGTCGCTGTTCGTCGGCGTCGCCGTGCGCGAGGCCGGCCTGCAATACTTCATCAACTTCATCGATGGCCCGTTGCTCTACGGTTCCACGATGTTCCTCGGGCTGTTGCTCGGCGTGCTCTGCGAAGCCTCGACGATCCTAAACCCGAAGGTGCTGATCCTGCTCGTACTCGGCATCCTCGCGCTGCTGCTGTCCGGCATCGGCGGGCTCATCGGCGGCTATCTCGCGTATTTCTTCAGCGGCCGGAAGATCAATCCAGTGATCGGCATCGCCGGCGTCAGCTGCGTGCCGTCCAACGCCAAGGTGGCGCAGAAGGAAGTGTTCAAGGCGCGTCCGGACTCGATCATCCTGCCCGAAGCGCTCGGCGCCAACATCAGCGGTGTCATCACCACCGCGATTCTCACGGGCATCTACGTGACGCTCGTGCCGCTCATCAAGTGA
- the mce gene encoding methylmalonyl-CoA epimerase, which produces MITKIDHLGIAVRSLDETIPYYEKSLGLKCEHREEVPSQKVRTAFFTVGEVHLELLEPTSPESPIAKFIEKNGEGVHHVAFATTDIHAQLKGAAANGVRLINEQPFEGAAGKLVAFLHPKSTHGVLTEFCAPKTN; this is translated from the coding sequence ATGATCACCAAAATCGATCACCTCGGCATCGCCGTCCGGTCCTTGGACGAAACGATTCCGTATTACGAGAAATCTCTCGGGCTCAAGTGCGAGCACCGCGAAGAAGTGCCGTCGCAGAAGGTTCGCACGGCGTTCTTCACGGTCGGCGAAGTACACCTGGAACTGCTCGAGCCCACCTCGCCGGAAAGCCCGATTGCCAAGTTCATCGAGAAGAATGGCGAGGGCGTGCACCACGTCGCGTTCGCCACGACCGATATTCACGCGCAGCTGAAGGGCGCGGCCGCCAACGGCGTCCGCCTCATCAACGAACAGCCTTTCGAAGGCGCCGCCGGCAAGCTCGTCGCCTTCCTTCACCCGAAATCCACCCACGGCGTGCTGACCGAATTCTGCGCGCCGAAAACCAACTAA
- a CDS encoding methylmalonyl-CoA mutase family protein, protein MSGSERFCLSSSIMPDLPTSSQVSADPLAAALARWRATVDAELKGASFEKKFVTRTFEGISLQPLYTRADLAGVPHLGTAPGAAPFLRGTRKQGYKDKIWRIAQESTASDAEAFNTAIRQDLAAGQDAVVLRPDLASRAGRDPDAARPEELGVDGVSLATLDDLNTALKDVDLTAVPVNVQTGADALPIAALYLQHAKIRGVDWTRLTGAVSADPLGEWLARGELPTTLEELYDNLAAWTKWAGNHAPALHTIGVNAAMWGEAGGTATQELAFALAAAAEYLRALYRHGLRSESVATRMSFRFAIGPQFFTEIAKFRAFRPLWTRVVTAFGATADTAAGASVHAVTGHWDKTLLDPHVNLLRVTTEALSAVLGGCDSLHIAPFDEVAGSSDEFSRRIARNVHTLLAEEFSFAETADPAGGSWYVEKLTDTLARNAWALFQDIESKGGLTAALRAGYPQQLVAKAAGEKADAIAKRRLGLVGTNLFPNLKEKPLAPVSVDTNVRAAELVARVRARRRGPQSPAPISDWNARFNAALAAARDGATVGELSRMAQASATGEGAITPVVARRASEAFEQLRAASAAFAAKTGARPKVFLAKMGPVLQHKARADFSAGFFAVGGFESIGKQSFETPESAAAAAVASGAKIAVLCSTDDTYPALVPVFAKAVKAAAPKTTVVLAGLPADAAVVAAFREAGVDEFIHIRANVYELLAKFQKQIGAL, encoded by the coding sequence GTGTCTGGCTCCGAAAGATTTTGTTTATCCTCAAGCATCATGCCTGACCTACCTACGTCATCCCAAGTCTCTGCCGATCCCCTCGCGGCCGCGCTCGCGCGCTGGCGTGCGACCGTGGACGCCGAACTGAAGGGTGCGTCCTTCGAGAAGAAGTTCGTCACCCGGACGTTCGAGGGAATTTCCCTCCAGCCGCTCTACACGCGGGCAGACCTCGCCGGAGTGCCGCATCTGGGCACCGCGCCGGGCGCCGCGCCCTTCCTGCGCGGCACGCGGAAGCAAGGCTACAAGGACAAGATCTGGCGTATCGCGCAGGAGTCCACCGCCTCGGACGCTGAGGCGTTCAACACCGCGATCCGGCAGGATTTGGCCGCCGGGCAGGACGCGGTCGTGCTGCGACCGGATCTGGCGAGCCGCGCCGGTCGCGATCCCGACGCCGCCCGGCCGGAGGAACTCGGAGTCGACGGCGTCTCGCTCGCCACGCTGGACGATCTCAACACGGCATTGAAGGACGTCGATCTCACCGCTGTGCCCGTGAATGTGCAGACGGGAGCTGACGCGCTGCCGATCGCGGCGCTCTATCTGCAGCACGCCAAAATCCGCGGGGTCGACTGGACCCGGCTGACGGGTGCCGTGAGTGCGGATCCGCTTGGCGAATGGCTCGCGCGCGGCGAACTGCCGACGACGCTCGAGGAACTCTACGACAACCTGGCCGCGTGGACCAAGTGGGCCGGCAATCACGCGCCGGCGCTGCACACGATCGGAGTCAACGCGGCGATGTGGGGCGAGGCCGGCGGCACGGCGACGCAGGAACTGGCGTTCGCGCTGGCCGCGGCGGCCGAGTACCTGCGCGCGCTTTACCGGCATGGCTTGCGCAGCGAGTCGGTCGCCACGCGGATGAGCTTCCGGTTCGCGATCGGGCCGCAGTTCTTCACCGAGATCGCGAAATTCCGCGCCTTCCGTCCGCTCTGGACGCGCGTGGTGACGGCGTTTGGTGCGACCGCCGACACGGCGGCCGGGGCGAGCGTGCACGCGGTCACCGGGCATTGGGACAAGACGCTGCTCGACCCGCACGTCAACCTGCTGCGAGTCACCACCGAGGCGCTGTCCGCGGTGCTGGGCGGCTGCGACAGCCTGCACATCGCGCCGTTCGACGAGGTGGCCGGAAGCTCGGACGAGTTTTCCCGCCGGATCGCGCGCAACGTGCACACGCTGCTCGCGGAGGAATTCAGCTTCGCCGAGACCGCGGATCCCGCCGGCGGCTCATGGTATGTCGAAAAGCTCACCGACACGCTCGCGCGCAACGCGTGGGCGCTGTTCCAGGACATCGAGAGCAAAGGTGGGCTCACCGCCGCGCTCCGCGCCGGCTACCCGCAGCAACTGGTCGCGAAAGCGGCCGGAGAAAAGGCGGACGCGATCGCGAAACGGCGGCTCGGGTTGGTGGGCACGAACCTGTTCCCGAATCTGAAGGAGAAACCGCTCGCGCCGGTTTCCGTGGATACGAACGTACGCGCCGCCGAGCTCGTTGCGCGCGTGCGGGCCCGTCGCCGCGGGCCGCAGTCGCCGGCGCCGATCTCCGATTGGAATGCGCGGTTCAACGCCGCGCTGGCCGCGGCGCGCGACGGCGCGACCGTGGGCGAATTGAGCCGGATGGCCCAGGCGAGTGCGACCGGCGAAGGCGCGATCACTCCGGTGGTCGCACGCCGCGCCTCCGAGGCGTTCGAACAGCTCCGCGCGGCCTCCGCCGCGTTCGCGGCGAAAACCGGGGCGCGGCCGAAGGTCTTCCTCGCGAAAATGGGGCCGGTCCTGCAGCACAAGGCCCGCGCCGATTTCTCGGCCGGCTTCTTTGCCGTCGGCGGCTTCGAGTCGATCGGCAAGCAAAGCTTCGAAACGCCGGAAAGCGCGGCCGCGGCCGCGGTGGCGTCCGGCGCCAAGATCGCGGTGCTATGCTCGACCGATGACACGTATCCGGCGCTCGTGCCGGTGTTCGCCAAGGCGGTGAAAGCCGCCGCGCCGAAGACGACCGTGGTGCTCGCCGGACTGCCCGCCGACGCGGCGGTCGTCGCCGCGTTCCGCGAAGCGGGCGTCGACGAGTTCATCCACATTCGCGCCAACGTCTACGAACTCCTGGCCAAGTTTCAGAAGCAGATCGGAGCCCTGTAA
- the meaB gene encoding methylmalonyl Co-A mutase-associated GTPase MeaB: MPNLPADPHHEHCPQPRPDWVPENAGPGFATRVMQGATPVVTAKFGVGARRTKLSVEDYERGVLAGDRTTLGRAITLIESNAPAHQEQAQQLLARLLPHTGKSKRIGITGIPGAGKSTFIEAFGTYLTGQGHEIAVLAIDPSSTLTGGSILGDKVRMEQLSRQAGAFIRPSPSGGSLGGVARKTREAILVCEAAGFDVVLVETVGVGQNEVTVRSMVDFFLVLMIAGAGDEMQGIKKGVIELADALVINKADGDNLPRCTATQAEMKRVLHYLHPPTQGWHTPALLASSLTHAGVPEVWKATEDFFNNTRGSGVLVQRRQQQTVEWMHALVMESLRARFYASPGVKAHLAAVEEAVANGRQPALAAAMELLKLG, encoded by the coding sequence ATGCCGAACCTGCCAGCCGATCCTCATCACGAACACTGTCCGCAGCCGCGGCCCGATTGGGTGCCGGAAAACGCGGGACCGGGCTTCGCCACGCGCGTGATGCAGGGCGCCACGCCGGTCGTAACGGCGAAGTTCGGCGTGGGGGCGCGGCGCACGAAGCTGAGCGTGGAGGATTACGAGCGCGGCGTGCTTGCGGGAGATCGGACGACGCTTGGCCGCGCGATCACGCTGATCGAGAGCAACGCGCCGGCGCATCAGGAGCAGGCGCAGCAGTTGCTCGCGCGGCTGCTGCCGCACACGGGCAAGTCGAAGCGGATCGGCATCACGGGCATCCCGGGCGCGGGGAAGAGCACGTTCATCGAAGCGTTCGGGACGTATCTCACCGGGCAGGGGCACGAGATCGCGGTGCTCGCGATCGATCCGTCCAGCACGCTCACCGGCGGCAGCATATTGGGCGACAAGGTCCGGATGGAGCAGCTCAGCCGGCAGGCGGGCGCATTCATTCGTCCGTCGCCGTCGGGCGGTTCGCTGGGCGGCGTCGCACGGAAAACACGCGAGGCGATTCTCGTGTGCGAGGCGGCGGGATTCGATGTGGTGTTGGTTGAAACCGTCGGCGTCGGCCAGAACGAGGTGACGGTGCGTTCGATGGTGGATTTTTTTCTCGTGCTGATGATTGCCGGCGCGGGCGACGAGATGCAGGGCATCAAGAAAGGCGTGATCGAGCTCGCCGATGCGCTCGTGATCAACAAAGCCGATGGCGACAACCTGCCGCGCTGCACCGCGACGCAGGCCGAGATGAAGCGTGTGCTGCACTACCTGCATCCGCCGACGCAGGGTTGGCATACGCCGGCGCTGCTCGCGTCGTCGCTCACGCACGCGGGCGTGCCGGAGGTGTGGAAGGCGACGGAGGATTTTTTCAACAACACCCGCGGGAGCGGCGTACTCGTGCAGCGGCGACAGCAGCAGACGGTCGAGTGGATGCACGCGCTTGTCATGGAGAGCCTGCGGGCGCGGTTTTACGCGTCGCCGGGGGTGAAGGCGCATCTCGCGGCCGTCGAGGAAGCGGTGGCCAATGGCCGGCAGCCCGCGCTCGCCGCGGCGATGGAGCTGCTAAAACTCGGGTGA
- a CDS encoding acyl-CoA carboxylase subunit beta — MAISPALLKQLEEKRQVAYAAGGAAKLAERKKKGLLSARERLEALFTPGTFMEFGLHAQHACHDFGLETKSFPGDGVITGVGYVDGRPVAAFSQDFTVGGGALGRIHSKKISDLYDYAMQSGMPVIGINDSGGARIQEGDESLSGYGQVFYRNVLASGVIPQISIIAGSCAGGAAYSPALTDFLIMTRKNAQMFICGPEVIKAATGQEASLSQFATAEAHASVSGNVHFIAENEGDAIAITKKLFSFLPSNNVMDPPHRPTPVISLESDAAMNEIIPEDSKAPFDVHQVIARLVDDADFLEVHRDFAKNLVVGFARIQGLVAGIIANNPAVKAGTLDIDSSDKGARFIRFCNVFNIPVVTLVDIPGFMPGLAQERGGIIRHGAKMLFAYASATVPKITVIMRKAYGGAYLAMCSADMGADMVFAWPSAEIAVMGAEGAVKVLFKKEIAAASDPKAKEKELAAEYREKFASPYEAAAKAMVTDVIEPAQTRGMVAMALRNTLSKRETRPPKKHGNIPL; from the coding sequence ATGGCCATCTCTCCCGCCCTCCTCAAACAGCTCGAGGAAAAACGCCAGGTCGCGTACGCGGCCGGCGGCGCCGCGAAGCTCGCGGAGCGCAAAAAGAAGGGCCTCCTGTCCGCTCGCGAGCGGCTCGAGGCGCTCTTCACGCCCGGCACGTTCATGGAATTCGGCCTGCATGCCCAGCATGCGTGCCACGATTTCGGTCTCGAAACCAAGTCCTTCCCCGGCGACGGCGTCATCACCGGCGTCGGCTATGTCGACGGCCGGCCCGTCGCGGCGTTTTCCCAGGACTTCACCGTCGGCGGCGGCGCGCTCGGCCGCATCCATTCGAAGAAGATCAGCGATCTCTACGACTACGCGATGCAGTCCGGCATGCCCGTGATCGGCATCAACGACTCCGGTGGCGCGCGCATCCAAGAGGGCGATGAGTCGCTCTCCGGCTATGGCCAGGTGTTCTACCGCAACGTTCTCGCGTCCGGCGTCATTCCGCAGATTTCGATCATCGCGGGCTCCTGCGCCGGCGGCGCGGCGTATTCGCCCGCGCTGACCGACTTCCTCATCATGACCCGGAAGAACGCGCAGATGTTCATCTGCGGCCCCGAGGTCATCAAGGCGGCCACCGGGCAGGAAGCCTCGCTCAGCCAGTTCGCCACGGCGGAAGCGCATGCGAGCGTCAGCGGCAACGTGCATTTCATCGCCGAAAACGAAGGGGACGCGATTGCGATCACGAAAAAGCTCTTCTCGTTTCTGCCCTCGAACAACGTGATGGATCCGCCGCACCGGCCGACGCCGGTAATCTCGCTCGAGAGCGACGCGGCGATGAATGAGATCATCCCCGAGGATTCGAAAGCGCCGTTCGATGTACACCAGGTCATCGCCCGACTGGTGGACGACGCCGATTTCCTCGAGGTGCATCGCGACTTCGCCAAGAACCTCGTGGTCGGCTTCGCGCGCATCCAGGGTCTGGTCGCGGGTATCATCGCCAACAATCCCGCGGTGAAGGCCGGCACGCTCGACATCGATTCGTCCGACAAGGGCGCGCGCTTCATCCGGTTCTGCAACGTCTTCAACATCCCGGTCGTCACGCTGGTCGACATTCCCGGCTTCATGCCCGGGCTCGCGCAGGAGCGCGGCGGCATCATCCGCCACGGCGCGAAGATGCTCTTCGCCTATGCCTCGGCCACGGTGCCGAAGATCACCGTGATCATGCGCAAGGCCTACGGTGGCGCCTACCTCGCCATGTGCAGCGCCGACATGGGCGCCGACATGGTGTTCGCCTGGCCTTCCGCCGAGATCGCCGTCATGGGCGCGGAAGGCGCGGTCAAGGTGCTCTTCAAAAAGGAAATTGCCGCCGCGTCCGACCCGAAGGCCAAGGAAAAGGAACTCGCCGCGGAATATCGGGAAAAGTTCGCCTCGCCCTATGAAGCCGCCGCCAAGGCGATGGTCACCGATGTGATTGAACCCGCCCAAACCCGCGGCATGGTCGCGATGGCCCTGCGTAACACGCTCTCGAAGCGCGAAACGCGCCCGCCGAAGAAGCACGGCAATATTCCTCTATGA
- a CDS encoding OadG family transporter subunit: MSSLLPLCLAQAHRPLFGNQWLALLAVLAGVALLMLVVALVGRWLAATHPDPVVAPKAATVSAPAEAVETTPETLAIIAAAVAAHLGAQARITSIRTGGPSVETLMQQWSLEGRRQIYSSHQVR; encoded by the coding sequence ATGAGTTCCCTCCTTCCCCTCTGCCTCGCGCAGGCTCACCGGCCGCTTTTCGGCAACCAGTGGCTCGCGCTGCTCGCCGTCCTCGCAGGTGTCGCGCTGCTGATGCTCGTGGTCGCACTGGTCGGCCGCTGGTTGGCCGCGACGCACCCCGATCCGGTTGTCGCGCCAAAGGCTGCCACGGTTTCCGCTCCGGCCGAAGCCGTCGAAACCACCCCGGAAACCCTCGCCATCATCGCCGCCGCGGTGGCGGCTCACCTCGGTGCGCAGGCGCGGATCACGTCGATCCGCACCGGCGGCCCGTCCGTCGAAACGCTCATGCAGCAATGGTCCCTCGAGGGCCGTCGCCAAATCTACTCCTCTCACCAAGTTCGCTAG
- the scpA gene encoding methylmalonyl-CoA mutase, translating into MKNLPDFTKLAYDSFASLDAKGGPKVEGEPAMTYEHIPVKPVYTAADLPATSELDTMPGLAPFTRGPYATMYVGKPWTVRQYAGFSTAEESNAFYKRNLAAGQAGLSVAFDLATHRGYDSDHPRVVGDVGKAGVAIDSILDMQTLFKDIPLNKVSVSMTMNGAVLPVMAFYICAALEQGAKLEELAGTIQNDILKEFMVRNTYIYPPTPSMRIIADIFAYTSTKMPKFNSISISGYHMQEAGATADLELAYTLADGLEYLRTGVKAGLGIDAFAPRLSFFWAIGKNFFMEVAKMRAARTLWSEIVGQFNPKNPKSRALRTHSQTSGWSLTEQDPFNNVARTCLEALAAACGHTQSLHTNALDEAIALPTDFSARIARNTQLHLQQETGICQVVDPWGGSYYVEALTHELLTKAREHLAEVEKLGGMTKAIEAGIPKLRIEEAAARRQARIDAGKETIVGLNKYRLEKEAPLDILEVDNTAVREAQIKRLKELRATRDEQKCQAALGALTTSAKSGQGNLLELAVAAAQARATLGEISAALETVFGRYQAQIRSISGVYRQEFGEDKAVKKIKDKVAQFEQREGRRPRILIAKLGQDGHDRGAKVVSTAMADLGFDVDIGPLFQTPEEAAKMAVENDVHVVAMSSLAAGHKTLLPALRDALKAAGRDDIMIVCGGVIPAQDYDFLLANGASAIFGPGTVIPKSTDRVLDLLLERLEPANA; encoded by the coding sequence ATGAAGAACCTACCTGATTTCACCAAACTCGCCTACGACTCCTTCGCGTCGCTCGACGCGAAGGGCGGCCCCAAGGTGGAGGGCGAGCCGGCGATGACCTACGAGCATATTCCCGTCAAACCGGTCTACACCGCGGCGGATCTGCCCGCCACGAGCGAACTCGACACGATGCCTGGCCTCGCGCCGTTCACCCGCGGGCCGTATGCGACGATGTATGTCGGCAAGCCGTGGACCGTGCGCCAGTACGCCGGGTTCTCGACCGCCGAGGAGTCGAACGCTTTCTACAAGCGCAATCTCGCCGCCGGCCAGGCGGGTTTGTCCGTCGCGTTCGATCTCGCGACGCACCGCGGCTATGACAGCGATCACCCGCGTGTCGTCGGCGACGTCGGCAAGGCCGGCGTGGCGATCGACTCGATCCTCGACATGCAGACGCTGTTCAAGGACATCCCGCTGAACAAGGTTTCGGTGTCGATGACGATGAACGGCGCGGTGCTGCCGGTGATGGCGTTCTACATCTGCGCCGCCCTCGAACAGGGCGCGAAACTCGAGGAACTCGCAGGCACGATCCAGAACGACATCCTGAAGGAGTTCATGGTGCGGAACACCTACATCTATCCGCCGACTCCCTCGATGAGGATCATCGCCGACATCTTCGCCTACACCTCGACGAAGATGCCGAAGTTCAACTCCATCTCGATCTCCGGTTATCACATGCAGGAGGCCGGAGCCACGGCGGACCTCGAGCTGGCCTACACGCTGGCCGACGGTCTCGAATACCTGCGTACCGGGGTGAAGGCGGGGCTGGGCATCGACGCGTTCGCGCCGCGGCTCTCGTTCTTCTGGGCGATCGGCAAGAACTTCTTCATGGAAGTCGCGAAGATGCGCGCCGCGCGCACGCTCTGGTCGGAGATCGTCGGCCAGTTCAATCCGAAGAATCCGAAATCGCGCGCGCTGCGCACGCATTCGCAGACGTCCGGCTGGTCGCTGACCGAGCAGGATCCGTTCAACAACGTCGCGCGCACTTGCCTCGAGGCGCTGGCGGCCGCCTGCGGTCACACGCAGTCGCTGCACACCAACGCGCTCGACGAGGCGATCGCGCTGCCGACCGATTTCTCCGCGCGCATCGCGCGCAACACGCAGCTGCACCTCCAGCAGGAAACCGGCATCTGTCAGGTCGTCGATCCGTGGGGCGGCAGCTACTACGTCGAGGCGCTCACGCACGAGCTGCTCACGAAGGCCCGCGAGCATCTCGCCGAGGTCGAGAAGCTCGGCGGCATGACCAAGGCGATCGAAGCGGGCATTCCGAAGCTCCGCATCGAAGAGGCCGCGGCGCGTCGTCAGGCCCGGATCGATGCCGGCAAGGAGACGATCGTCGGACTCAACAAATACCGGCTCGAGAAGGAAGCGCCGCTCGACATTCTCGAAGTCGACAACACCGCGGTCCGCGAGGCGCAGATCAAGCGGTTGAAGGAACTCCGCGCGACGCGCGATGAGCAGAAGTGCCAGGCGGCGCTCGGCGCGTTGACGACGTCGGCCAAGAGCGGACAGGGCAACCTGCTCGAACTCGCCGTCGCCGCCGCGCAGGCGCGGGCCACGCTGGGCGAAATCTCCGCGGCGCTCGAGACGGTGTTCGGACGCTATCAGGCGCAGATTCGCTCGATCTCGGGCGTGTACCGCCAGGAATTCGGGGAGGACAAAGCCGTGAAGAAGATCAAGGACAAGGTCGCGCAGTTCGAACAACGCGAGGGCCGCCGGCCGCGCATCCTGATCGCCAAGCTGGGGCAGGACGGCCACGACCGCGGTGCCAAGGTGGTGTCGACCGCGATGGCGGACCTCGGTTTCGACGTCGACATTGGGCCGCTCTTCCAAACGCCGGAAGAGGCGGCGAAGATGGCGGTCGAGAACGACGTGCACGTAGTCGCGATGAGCTCGCTCGCCGCGGGTCACAAGACACTGCTGCCGGCGCTGCGCGACGCGCTGAAGGCGGCCGGTCGCGACGACATCATGATCGTGTGCGGCGGCGTGATCCCCGCGCAGGATTACGACTTCCTGCTCGCGAACGGTGCCAGCGCGATCTTCGGGCCCGGCACGGTGATCCCGAAGTCGACCGACCGCGTGCTCGACCTGCTGCTCGAGCGGCTCGAACCGGCGAACGCGTAA
- a CDS encoding biotin/lipoyl-containing protein: MKKLRVTIEGKVYEVLVETIDDPSKPAPAPVFSSAAAPAPAPVSAAATAPAPAARPAAAGGAGDVPSPLAGKIVSVDVKVGDSVQEGAQVATIEAMKMNTYIFAPKTGKVAEILVTPGEGVEEGTVLLRIA, from the coding sequence ATGAAAAAGCTCCGCGTCACCATTGAAGGCAAAGTTTATGAAGTGCTCGTCGAGACGATCGACGATCCTTCCAAACCTGCGCCGGCTCCCGTTTTTAGTTCCGCCGCTGCTCCTGCTCCGGCGCCCGTCAGCGCCGCTGCCACCGCTCCCGCGCCCGCCGCGCGTCCGGCAGCCGCGGGTGGCGCCGGCGATGTGCCCAGCCCGCTCGCCGGCAAAATCGTTTCCGTCGACGTCAAGGTCGGCGATTCTGTCCAGGAAGGCGCGCAGGTCGCGACGATCGAAGCGATGAAGATGAACACCTACATCTTCGCGCCGAAAACCGGCAAAGTGGCCGAAATTCTCGTCACGCCGGGAGAAGGTGTCGAGGAAGGCACCGTCCTTCTGCGCATCGCCTGA
- a CDS encoding OadG family transporter subunit has translation MALVPPAPQLATLPEYPSFGDSVAFQFNGLIVVFIALGTIWALMEITGRLFRRGQQTAVLPPTSRLGTSPVANDGRLPGEIVAAIVAAVAAEVERPHRIAAIMPVELTADWAREGRREIFASHKTR, from the coding sequence ATGGCCTTAGTCCCCCCGGCCCCGCAACTGGCCACGCTGCCCGAATACCCCTCATTCGGTGACTCCGTGGCTTTTCAGTTCAACGGACTCATCGTCGTCTTCATCGCGCTCGGCACGATCTGGGCGCTGATGGAAATAACCGGACGCCTGTTCCGACGCGGTCAGCAGACCGCGGTGCTCCCTCCGACCAGCCGCCTCGGAACCTCGCCCGTCGCCAACGACGGACGGTTGCCTGGCGAAATCGTCGCCGCCATCGTCGCCGCCGTCGCCGCGGAAGTCGAACGGCCGCATCGGATCGCCGCCATCATGCCCGTCGAACTCACTGCCGACTGGGCCCGCGAAGGCCGCCGCGAGATCTTCGCTTCCCACAAAACCCGCTGA